One genomic region from Granulimonas faecalis encodes:
- a CDS encoding ABC transporter ATP-binding protein yields MTAFTEEDRILEVRDLVKRYPIKKGFFGTSDTVVHALEGVSFDVHRGETFAIVGESGCGKSTCGKCVLRLTDPTSGSVRLDGVEFTELSGAELTEARKKLKLIFQDPYSSLNPRMTVADIIAEPIDIARTYKTKAERDARVDEIMEAVGLDLSYRTRYPHEFSGGQRQRIGIARAIVLEPEIVVCDEPVSALDVSVQAKVINLLEDLQERLGLAYIFISHDLSVVKHIADTVMVMYLGHMMEKASKEALFDDPLHPYTRALLDVVPTIAGGRIQDKRILQGDVPSPTHPPQGCCFHTRCTSCMRVCEDRVPADLEPRPGHVVACHLYDEGLTAEERKPAGLNPAAC; encoded by the coding sequence ATGACCGCCTTCACCGAGGAGGACCGCATCCTCGAGGTCCGCGACCTCGTCAAGCGCTACCCCATCAAGAAGGGCTTCTTCGGGACCTCCGACACGGTGGTGCACGCCCTCGAGGGCGTCTCGTTCGACGTGCACCGGGGCGAGACCTTCGCCATTGTGGGCGAGTCCGGCTGCGGCAAGTCCACCTGCGGCAAGTGCGTGCTCAGGCTCACGGACCCCACGTCCGGGTCCGTCAGGCTCGACGGGGTGGAGTTCACAGAGCTCTCCGGCGCCGAGCTCACCGAGGCCCGCAAGAAGCTCAAGCTTATCTTTCAGGACCCTTACAGCTCGCTCAACCCGCGCATGACGGTGGCCGACATCATCGCCGAGCCCATCGACATCGCGAGGACCTACAAGACGAAGGCCGAGCGCGACGCCCGTGTGGACGAGATCATGGAGGCCGTGGGCCTGGACCTCTCGTACCGCACCCGCTACCCGCACGAGTTCTCCGGCGGCCAGCGCCAGCGCATCGGCATCGCCCGCGCCATCGTCCTCGAACCCGAGATCGTGGTGTGCGACGAGCCTGTGAGCGCCTTGGACGTCTCGGTGCAGGCCAAGGTCATCAACCTCCTGGAGGACCTCCAGGAGCGCCTGGGCCTCGCCTACATCTTCATCAGCCACGACCTCTCCGTGGTCAAGCACATCGCCGACACGGTCATGGTCATGTACCTGGGCCACATGATGGAGAAGGCCTCCAAGGAGGCGCTGTTCGACGACCCGCTGCATCCCTACACCCGGGCGCTCCTCGACGTGGTGCCCACCATCGCGGGCGGCCGCATCCAGGACAAGCGGATCCTGCAGGGCGACGTCCCAAGCCCCACGCACCCGCCCCAGGGCTGCTGCTTCCACACGCGATGCACCTCGTGTATGCGGGTGTGCGAGGACAGGGTCCCGGCGGATCTGGAGCCTAGGCCCGGCCACGTGGTGGCGTGCCACCTCTACGACGAGGGCCTCACGGCCGAGGAGCGCAAGCCGGCCGGCCTGAACCCGGCGGCCTGCTGA
- a CDS encoding inorganic diphosphatase has protein sequence MKTDYPDVIGTTVHGRVDRPLGSCHPSHPETVYPVNYGYIEGVLAEDGEEQDAYLLGADGPVEEFEGRVIAVYRRLDDDEDKWVVSLGDTSFSDEEIMERIRFQERFFRGVLLR, from the coding sequence ATGAAGACCGATTACCCCGACGTTATCGGAACAACGGTTCACGGGAGGGTCGACCGACCGCTCGGGAGCTGTCACCCGAGCCATCCGGAGACGGTCTATCCGGTCAACTACGGCTATATCGAGGGAGTGCTTGCAGAAGACGGCGAGGAGCAGGACGCGTACCTACTCGGAGCCGACGGCCCCGTGGAGGAGTTCGAGGGCCGCGTCATAGCGGTGTACCGCAGGCTCGACGACGATGAGGACAAGTGGGTCGTCTCACTGGGCGACACGAGCTTCTCGGACGAGGAGATCATGGAGCGCATTCGATTCCAGGAGCGGTTCTTTCGGGGAGTACTGCTCCGCTGA
- a CDS encoding ABC transporter substrate-binding protein — translation MPFSHNPISRRGFMRLGAAASITGAAATLAGCGGEGGGGKVLRYGCANPKASLDLQTNTSNEIGVAESVCEPLIRFNENLDMEPVLLTKMPDISADGLTYTFELKEKLPTHDGGNLTADDVKYTFTRMFLPETKNPSTNVYDTIVGAKDVMEGKTTELAGLTVQDDRHFTMRLSEVTAVFLPMLTEFYALIYPRKACEAAGDKWGTGTDFVGTGPFKLTAESATGLTLETFADYHDGPAKVDGIDVVYVDDPNTLVMNFKAGQLDLVNLAPTLYDQYVDDEAVAGSIVDYTPASTRFVNLNLHEDAFKDARVRQALSLAIDRNELCETVLQGASAPCTQFCAPGEEGHDDTLETLPHDVDKAKQLLADAGATGLSFDFPVRSRDEQVATALQEYWRAIGVTANINVIDDAMWIDQRAAGSLPCTLITWTTLCWVGAEHMRSFFYASKASQRSSFYDSATFDGLVDKAEATMDEGQRTDLTLQADNQLVNVDFGTIPVDWPQTPYLKDADFSGVYRVYDFKFTNKLA, via the coding sequence ATGCCCTTCTCCCACAACCCGATCTCGCGCCGCGGCTTCATGCGCCTCGGCGCCGCCGCCTCCATCACCGGTGCCGCCGCCACCCTCGCGGGCTGCGGCGGCGAGGGTGGCGGCGGCAAGGTGCTGCGCTACGGCTGCGCCAACCCCAAGGCCTCCCTCGACCTGCAGACCAACACCTCCAACGAGATCGGCGTGGCCGAGTCCGTGTGCGAGCCGCTCATCAGGTTCAACGAGAACCTCGACATGGAGCCCGTGCTCCTCACGAAGATGCCCGACATCTCCGCCGACGGCCTCACCTACACCTTCGAGCTCAAGGAGAAGCTGCCCACCCACGACGGCGGCAACCTCACGGCCGACGACGTGAAGTACACCTTCACCCGCATGTTCCTCCCCGAGACCAAGAACCCCTCCACCAACGTCTACGACACCATCGTGGGCGCCAAGGACGTCATGGAGGGCAAGACCACCGAGCTCGCCGGCCTCACCGTGCAGGACGACCGCCACTTCACCATGCGGCTCTCCGAGGTCACGGCCGTCTTCCTCCCCATGCTCACCGAGTTCTACGCCCTCATCTACCCCCGGAAGGCCTGCGAGGCCGCCGGCGACAAGTGGGGCACCGGCACGGACTTCGTGGGCACCGGCCCCTTCAAGCTCACGGCCGAGAGCGCCACGGGCCTCACCCTCGAGACCTTCGCCGACTACCACGACGGCCCCGCCAAGGTCGACGGCATCGACGTCGTGTACGTGGACGACCCCAACACCCTGGTCATGAACTTCAAGGCGGGGCAGCTGGACCTCGTGAACCTCGCCCCCACCCTCTACGACCAGTACGTTGACGACGAGGCCGTGGCCGGCTCCATCGTCGACTACACGCCGGCCTCCACGCGCTTTGTGAACCTCAACCTCCACGAGGACGCCTTCAAGGACGCCCGCGTGCGCCAGGCCCTGTCGCTGGCCATCGACCGCAACGAGCTCTGCGAGACCGTGCTCCAGGGTGCCTCGGCCCCCTGCACGCAGTTCTGCGCCCCGGGCGAGGAGGGCCACGACGACACCCTCGAGACCCTCCCCCACGACGTGGACAAGGCCAAGCAGCTCCTCGCCGACGCCGGCGCCACCGGGCTCTCCTTCGACTTCCCGGTGCGCTCCCGCGACGAGCAGGTGGCCACCGCGCTCCAAGAGTACTGGCGCGCGATCGGCGTGACCGCGAACATCAACGTCATCGACGACGCCATGTGGATCGACCAGCGCGCCGCCGGCTCGCTCCCCTGCACCCTCATCACCTGGACGACGCTTTGCTGGGTGGGCGCCGAGCACATGCGCTCGTTCTTCTACGCCTCCAAGGCCTCCCAGAGGAGCTCCTTCTACGACTCGGCCACCTTCGACGGGCTCGTGGACAAGGCCGAGGCCACCATGGACGAGGGCCAGCGCACCGACCTCACGCTGCAGGCCGACAACCAGCTCGTCAACGTTGACTTCGGCACCATCCCCGTGGACTGGCCCCAGACCCCCTACCTCAAGGACGCCGACTTCTCGGGCGTCTACCGGGTCTACGACTTCAAGTTCACCAACAAGCTCGCGTAG
- the pepT gene encoding peptidase T, with the protein MGDIAERLVRYCAIASPSSPDGAGAVPSTPSQHAMAALLGRELEELGAEDVSVDAHAYVTAHWPASPGCEGLPRLGLCAHLDTAWQAVGDPVRPRVVRYGGGPLVMGEVDGETVAVTPEEEPVLLGLAGTDVVVTDGTSLLGGDDKAGIAEIMAYLERLAADPAIPHPPLAVAFVPDEEVGHGASLLDIDAWGAAWAFTLDTGPLGEVTLETFNACDAFVEARGRAVHTGWAKGVLVNACEALAAFHGLLPAAERPEHTEGREGFYHLVSMEGECERARAHYIVRDHDRAGFERRRDVMAAACDHVNRAMGAGTLSVSFRDTYRNMGEEVGRHPELLEAAFGAFRDVGVEPSAVPMRGGTDGAQLTFRGLPCPNLSAGYHLAHSRREFVPVREMEVMVDVLEHLGRRLGSPPGG; encoded by the coding sequence TTGGGAGACATCGCAGAAAGGCTCGTGCGCTACTGCGCCATCGCGTCCCCGTCCAGCCCGGACGGTGCCGGGGCGGTGCCGTCGACGCCCTCCCAGCACGCCATGGCCGCCCTCCTCGGTCGCGAGCTCGAGGAACTCGGTGCCGAGGACGTCTCCGTGGACGCCCATGCCTACGTGACGGCCCACTGGCCCGCCTCGCCGGGCTGCGAGGGGCTGCCCCGCCTGGGCCTCTGCGCGCATCTGGACACCGCGTGGCAGGCGGTCGGCGACCCGGTGCGCCCGCGGGTGGTGCGCTACGGCGGCGGCCCCCTCGTCATGGGCGAGGTGGATGGCGAGACGGTGGCCGTCACCCCCGAGGAGGAGCCCGTGCTGCTCGGCCTTGCGGGCACCGACGTCGTGGTGACGGACGGCACCTCGCTCCTCGGCGGGGACGACAAGGCCGGCATAGCCGAGATCATGGCCTACCTCGAGCGCCTGGCGGCGGACCCCGCCATCCCGCACCCGCCCCTGGCCGTGGCCTTCGTGCCCGACGAGGAGGTCGGCCACGGCGCGTCCCTGCTCGACATCGACGCCTGGGGCGCCGCCTGGGCCTTCACGCTCGACACCGGCCCCCTGGGCGAGGTCACCCTCGAGACCTTCAACGCCTGCGACGCCTTCGTGGAGGCCCGCGGGCGCGCCGTGCACACCGGGTGGGCCAAGGGGGTGCTCGTGAACGCCTGCGAGGCCCTCGCCGCCTTCCACGGGCTGCTGCCCGCCGCCGAGCGCCCGGAGCACACCGAGGGTCGCGAGGGGTTCTACCACCTCGTCTCCATGGAGGGGGAGTGCGAGCGTGCGCGCGCCCACTACATCGTGCGCGACCACGACCGCGCGGGGTTCGAGCGGCGCCGCGACGTCATGGCGGCCGCCTGCGACCACGTTAACCGCGCCATGGGGGCCGGGACGCTCTCCGTGTCGTTCAGGGACACCTACCGCAACATGGGGGAGGAGGTCGGCCGGCACCCCGAGCTCCTGGAGGCCGCCTTCGGCGCGTTCCGAGACGTCGGTGTGGAACCTTCCGCGGTGCCCATGCGCGGCGGCACCGACGGTGCGCAGCTCACCTTCCGAGGGCTGCCGTGTCCCAACCTGTCGGCCGGTTACCACCTCGCCCACAGCCGCCGCGAGTTCGTGCCGGTCCGCGAGATGGAGGTCATGGTGGACGTCCTCGAGCACCTCGGGCGTCGCCTCGGCTCCCCGCCCGGCGGGTGA
- a CDS encoding M42 family metallopeptidase has protein sequence MEFTVDKDYLLETFARLIGCDSPVGYYREMEPLMTSLVAELGHHAFRDRKHTVYVRVPGRDRSRTVCLGAHLDTIALAVCSVEEDGTLRGRHLGGVNFSSLEGASCRVICRDGTKIDAVVEFDHHSPHVWADAKKGRERDEENMRIHLLEDVACAADARALGVTPGAVVAFEPELEIHDNGFVLSRFVDDKACVASLLGLLKWFGDTGSTPSCDILLAFPFYEEVGWGGAYLPDDIEAYVALDIALMGPEYPGTEHDVAVIADDYHGPYDWDLTNAVVEAGRRAFGTAPELQNAKLYSTDAMGAFLTANDVAASAFGPLTRNTHGRELTHVDAMVKVQQLAASFVMHC, from the coding sequence ATGGAATTCACGGTGGACAAGGACTACCTGCTCGAGACCTTTGCGAGGCTCATCGGCTGCGACAGCCCCGTGGGCTACTACCGCGAGATGGAGCCGCTCATGACCTCCCTGGTCGCCGAGCTCGGCCACCACGCCTTCCGCGACCGCAAGCACACCGTCTACGTGCGCGTCCCGGGCCGTGACCGCTCGCGCACGGTCTGCCTGGGCGCGCACCTCGACACCATCGCCCTGGCCGTCTGCTCCGTCGAGGAGGACGGCACCCTGCGGGGGAGGCACCTGGGCGGCGTCAACTTCAGCTCCCTCGAGGGCGCGAGCTGCCGCGTCATCTGCCGAGACGGCACCAAGATCGACGCCGTGGTGGAGTTCGACCACCACTCGCCCCACGTGTGGGCCGACGCCAAGAAGGGCCGGGAGCGCGATGAGGAGAACATGCGCATCCACCTGCTCGAGGACGTCGCCTGCGCCGCGGACGCCCGCGCCCTCGGCGTGACCCCCGGCGCCGTGGTGGCCTTCGAGCCCGAGCTCGAGATCCACGACAACGGCTTCGTGCTCTCGCGCTTCGTCGACGACAAGGCCTGCGTGGCATCGCTGCTCGGCCTGCTCAAGTGGTTCGGCGACACGGGGAGCACGCCCAGCTGCGACATCCTGTTGGCCTTCCCGTTCTACGAGGAGGTGGGCTGGGGCGGCGCCTACCTGCCCGACGACATCGAGGCCTACGTGGCCCTCGACATCGCCCTCATGGGGCCCGAGTACCCCGGCACCGAGCACGACGTCGCCGTCATCGCCGACGACTACCACGGGCCCTACGACTGGGACCTCACCAACGCCGTGGTGGAGGCCGGCCGCCGCGCGTTCGGGACGGCGCCGGAGCTCCAGAACGCCAAGCTCTACTCCACCGACGCCATGGGGGCCTTCCTCACGGCCAACGACGTGGCGGCCTCGGCCTTCGGTCCGCTCACGCGCAACACCCACGGCCGCGAGCTCACCCACGTGGACGCCATGGTGAAGGTGCAGCAGCTGGCCGCCTCCTTCGTGATGCACTGCTAG
- a CDS encoding dephospho-CoA kinase: MRTVFLVGGTASGKSCVGRVLESLGAERIDLDDVSREVLASDDACVEELVDAFGPEVALGGALFDEEGGRWVPCDGSWSVDRAALARAAFATSEGAARLEAVELPYIRERLADRLTAVSCASSRPATCVVEVPLLDRVEDLLPLADDVVWVRTGKDRRRALAEGRGMDGGDFDARVKGQPTDAYLEARATAVIDNDGDLATLERRAREWWDANGLEGGGDHGCS, translated from the coding sequence ATGAGGACCGTGTTCCTGGTGGGCGGCACCGCGTCGGGCAAGTCGTGCGTTGGCCGCGTGCTCGAGTCCCTGGGCGCCGAGCGCATCGACCTCGACGACGTCTCGCGAGAGGTGCTTGCCTCCGACGATGCCTGCGTCGAGGAGCTCGTGGACGCCTTCGGCCCCGAGGTGGCCCTGGGCGGCGCGCTGTTCGACGAGGAGGGGGGTCGCTGGGTGCCCTGCGACGGCTCCTGGTCGGTGGACCGCGCCGCCCTCGCCCGGGCCGCCTTCGCGACGTCCGAGGGGGCGGCCCGGCTCGAGGCCGTGGAGCTGCCCTACATCCGCGAGCGGCTGGCCGACCGGCTCACGGCCGTCTCGTGCGCCTCGTCGCGCCCCGCCACCTGCGTGGTGGAGGTGCCGCTGCTCGACCGCGTGGAGGACCTCCTCCCCCTGGCCGACGACGTGGTGTGGGTACGTACGGGCAAGGACCGCCGCCGCGCGCTCGCCGAGGGTCGCGGCATGGACGGCGGGGACTTCGACGCCCGGGTGAAGGGCCAGCCCACCGACGCCTACCTCGAGGCCCGGGCCACGGCGGTCATCGACAACGACGGCGACCTCGCGACGCTCGAGCGCCGCGCTCGGGAGTGGTGGGACGCCAACGGCTTGGAGGGAGGAGGGGACCATGGCTGCAGCTGA
- a CDS encoding lytic transglycosylase domain-containing protein: MAAAEGWTPRRDNPYAGPGDEGLDDAAGGAAVPDPDATRLVSGADPDATVLSAAQATVAVDPGATVMAPPADDLGATCLAAAPDTVAVADPGATRVQAPAAGGAPAVDPTVYSRAAALERSLGTDGRTEARPAARRAAAPPADLQRARAARELLDRQGAAWDDGAWEGPSRGRRRRAPSGGAASKASASKGPLGRRRLRFWRWFRTVPILLMVLMGALSVALGLLPGAAIRHWLYPVHYAQAVQDSAERHGVDPSLVAAVIKSESNWVSTARSGAGAEGLMQLMPATARELADRGIVDGSVYDPDDLSDPATNIEYGTAYLATLLDSAGSTDRAVAAYNAGPGAASAWGGGDSDFRDAIEFPETRLYLEKVTEAYEQYRALYPDGLVDDAVTR; encoded by the coding sequence ATGGCTGCAGCTGAGGGCTGGACGCCCCGGCGGGACAACCCCTACGCGGGCCCCGGCGACGAGGGCCTGGACGATGCCGCCGGCGGCGCCGCCGTGCCCGACCCCGACGCCACCCGGCTGGTGTCGGGCGCCGACCCGGATGCCACCGTGCTCTCCGCCGCCCAGGCCACCGTGGCCGTGGACCCCGGCGCCACGGTCATGGCCCCGCCCGCGGACGATCTCGGCGCGACGTGCCTCGCGGCCGCGCCGGACACCGTGGCCGTGGCCGACCCCGGCGCTACCCGCGTCCAGGCCCCGGCTGCCGGCGGCGCCCCCGCCGTGGACCCGACGGTCTACTCCCGGGCGGCCGCCCTCGAGCGGTCCTTAGGCACGGACGGCCGCACCGAGGCCCGTCCGGCCGCCCGCCGCGCCGCCGCGCCGCCGGCCGACCTCCAGCGCGCCCGGGCCGCCCGCGAGCTCCTCGACCGTCAGGGCGCCGCCTGGGACGACGGCGCCTGGGAGGGGCCGTCCCGCGGCAGGCGCCGCCGTGCCCCGTCCGGGGGAGCCGCGTCCAAGGCGTCCGCCTCCAAGGGGCCCCTCGGGCGCCGCCGCCTGCGGTTCTGGCGCTGGTTCCGCACCGTCCCCATCCTGCTCATGGTGCTCATGGGGGCGCTCTCCGTGGCCCTGGGGCTCCTGCCGGGCGCGGCGATCCGGCACTGGCTCTACCCGGTGCACTACGCCCAGGCCGTGCAGGACTCCGCCGAGCGCCACGGGGTGGACCCGTCCCTTGTGGCCGCGGTGATCAAGAGCGAGTCCAACTGGGTCTCCACGGCCCGGAGCGGCGCGGGTGCCGAGGGCCTCATGCAGCTCATGCCGGCCACGGCCCGGGAGCTCGCGGACCGCGGCATCGTCGACGGGAGCGTCTACGACCCCGACGACCTCTCCGACCCGGCCACCAACATCGAGTACGGCACGGCCTACCTCGCCACGCTGCTCGACTCCGCCGGCTCCACCGACAGGGCCGTGGCGGCCTACAACGCCGGCCCCGGCGCGGCGAGCGCCTGGGGCGGGGGCGACTCGGACTTCAGGGACGCCATCGAGTTCCCCGAGACCCGCCTCTACCTCGAGAAGGTCACGGAGGCCTACGAGCAGTACCGCGCACTCTACCCCGACGGCCTCGTCGACGACGCCGTCACGCGATAA
- the uvrB gene encoding excinuclease ABC subunit UvrB produces the protein MDQGDTGRGRVGAGLVRFGREGGSPDFSVQMPYEPAGDQPQAIERLARGVEEGLRYQTLMGVTGSGKTYTVAKTIEKVNRPALILEPNKTLAAQVAAEMREMFPDNAVVYFVSYYDYYQPEAYVPQSDTYIEKDASINEEVEKLRHQATANLLSRRDVIVVASVSCIYGIGSPDDYAGLAPNVDKEAPLERDDFIRNLLAVQYDRNDLDLQRGMFRVRGDSVDVFPPYAEHPLKVEFFGDEVERIAEVDELTGEVIRDFDAVPIWPASHYVTERPKVNHALKTINDELIARVGELKAADKLLEAQRLSERTAYDLEMLETMGFCNGIENYSRHLDGRKPGEPPYTLIDYFPSDMVCIVDESHVTVPQVRGMHEGDRSRKVTLVEHGFRLPSALDNRPLRFDEFEARIPQFIYVSATPGDYECSVSQQDVEMIIRPTGLLDPSIDVRPVRGQIDDLTSEIRDRVTRHERVLVTTLTKRMAEDLTDHLLDQGIRVNYMHSDTATLDRVDIVRDLRQGKIDVLVGINLLREGLDIPEVSLVAILDADKEGFLRNRRSLIQTMGRAARNADGQVIMYADTVTDSMREAIDETNRRRTLQKAYNEEHGIVPKTVRKAVNDISGFIEEADASVGRRSRRHGGDGDELGHGEFYTPGTAPGEGRAAQVAAELAELPREEAEAVLASLEEEMRAASDATDFERAAALRDQVVELRAALEGTSEDAVIARLRSGARKGSSHASRKRLGGRRNPRR, from the coding sequence ATGGACCAGGGAGACACCGGCCGCGGCCGCGTGGGCGCCGGGCTCGTCCGCTTCGGGCGGGAGGGCGGCAGCCCCGACTTCTCCGTGCAGATGCCCTACGAGCCTGCGGGCGACCAGCCCCAGGCCATCGAGAGGCTCGCCCGCGGCGTCGAGGAGGGCCTGCGCTACCAGACGCTCATGGGCGTGACCGGCTCCGGCAAGACCTACACCGTGGCCAAGACCATCGAGAAGGTCAACCGCCCGGCCCTCATCCTCGAGCCCAACAAGACGCTCGCCGCCCAGGTGGCCGCCGAGATGCGCGAGATGTTCCCCGACAACGCCGTCGTGTACTTCGTCTCGTACTACGACTACTACCAGCCCGAGGCCTATGTGCCCCAGAGCGACACCTACATCGAGAAGGACGCCTCCATCAACGAGGAGGTGGAGAAGCTCCGCCACCAGGCCACGGCCAACCTCCTGTCGCGCCGCGACGTCATCGTGGTGGCGTCGGTCTCCTGCATCTACGGCATCGGCTCCCCCGACGACTACGCCGGCCTCGCCCCCAACGTGGACAAGGAGGCGCCTCTGGAGCGCGACGACTTCATCCGCAACCTCCTGGCCGTGCAGTACGACCGCAACGACCTCGACCTCCAGCGGGGCATGTTCCGCGTGCGCGGCGACTCCGTGGACGTCTTTCCGCCCTACGCCGAACACCCCCTCAAGGTGGAGTTCTTCGGCGACGAGGTGGAGCGCATCGCCGAGGTGGACGAGCTCACCGGCGAGGTCATCCGCGACTTCGACGCGGTGCCCATCTGGCCGGCCTCCCACTACGTCACGGAGCGCCCCAAGGTCAACCACGCCCTCAAGACCATCAACGACGAGCTCATCGCCCGCGTGGGCGAGCTCAAGGCCGCCGACAAGCTCCTCGAGGCCCAGCGCCTCTCGGAGCGCACGGCCTACGACCTCGAGATGCTCGAGACCATGGGGTTCTGCAACGGCATCGAGAACTACTCGCGCCACCTGGACGGCCGCAAGCCCGGCGAGCCGCCCTACACCCTCATCGACTACTTCCCGAGCGACATGGTGTGCATCGTCGACGAGAGCCACGTCACGGTGCCGCAGGTGCGCGGCATGCACGAGGGCGACCGCTCCCGCAAGGTGACCCTCGTGGAGCACGGCTTCCGCCTGCCGTCGGCCCTCGACAACCGGCCCCTGCGCTTCGACGAGTTCGAGGCCCGTATCCCGCAGTTCATCTACGTCTCGGCGACGCCCGGCGACTACGAGTGCTCCGTGAGCCAGCAGGACGTGGAGATGATCATCCGCCCCACGGGCCTGCTCGACCCCTCCATCGACGTGCGCCCCGTGCGCGGCCAGATCGACGACCTCACGTCCGAGATCCGCGACCGCGTGACGCGTCACGAGCGCGTGCTCGTGACCACGCTCACCAAGCGCATGGCCGAGGACCTCACCGATCACCTGCTCGACCAGGGCATCCGCGTCAACTACATGCACTCCGACACCGCCACGCTCGACCGCGTGGACATCGTGCGCGACCTGCGCCAGGGCAAGATCGACGTGCTCGTGGGCATCAACCTGCTCCGCGAGGGCCTGGACATCCCCGAGGTGTCGCTCGTGGCCATCCTCGACGCCGACAAGGAGGGGTTCCTCCGCAACCGGCGCTCCCTCATCCAGACCATGGGCCGCGCGGCGCGCAACGCCGACGGCCAGGTGATCATGTACGCCGACACCGTCACCGACTCCATGCGCGAGGCCATCGACGAGACCAACCGCCGCCGCACCCTCCAGAAGGCCTACAACGAGGAGCACGGCATCGTGCCCAAGACGGTGCGCAAGGCCGTGAACGACATCTCGGGCTTCATCGAGGAGGCCGACGCCTCCGTGGGCAGGCGCAGCCGCCGCCACGGCGGCGACGGCGACGAGCTGGGCCACGGCGAGTTCTACACGCCGGGCACGGCCCCGGGGGAGGGCAGGGCCGCCCAGGTGGCCGCCGAGCTGGCGGAGCTCCCGCGGGAGGAGGCCGAGGCGGTGCTGGCCTCCCTGGAGGAGGAGATGCGCGCGGCGAGCGACGCCACGGACTTCGAGCGGGCCGCAGCCCTGCGCGACCAGGTGGTGGAGCTGCGCGCCGCCCTGGAGGGGACCTCCGAGGACGCCGTCATCGCGAGGCTGCGCTCCGGCGCCCGCAAGGGGTCGTCCCACGCGTCGCGCAAGCGCCTCGGGGGTCGGAGGAACCCCCGGCGCTAG
- a CDS encoding PTS sugar transporter subunit IIB codes for MAAKIIVACGSGVATSQTVASKVRHLLDARGVEADVQAVEIKNLRQALRGADAYISVVKTDESFPTPVFNGVAFLTGIGQEEELEELVKAISR; via the coding sequence ATGGCGGCAAAGATCATCGTGGCGTGCGGCTCCGGCGTGGCGACGTCCCAGACCGTGGCGAGCAAGGTGCGCCACCTCCTGGACGCCCGCGGCGTCGAGGCCGACGTACAGGCGGTCGAGATCAAGAACCTGCGCCAGGCGCTGCGCGGCGCCGACGCCTACATCTCGGTGGTCAAGACCGACGAGAGCTTCCCCACCCCGGTCTTCAACGGCGTGGCCTTCCTCACCGGCATCGGCCAGGAGGAGGAGCTCGAGGAGCTCGTCAAGGCCATCTCCCGCTAG